In Cicer arietinum cultivar CDC Frontier isolate Library 1 chromosome 1, Cicar.CDCFrontier_v2.0, whole genome shotgun sequence, one DNA window encodes the following:
- the LOC101498540 gene encoding transcription factor FER-LIKE IRON DEFICIENCY-INDUCED TRANSCRIPTION FACTOR-like isoform X1 — protein sequence MDEMNVHQDSLEYTNNFELHDFVDDPNFDQFIDLIRGENEDAICNFGSNLINDCFIDNHHLISSPINPLFDHNININNNNNNNIVNVYDPRCTTISSLSCFDGEIKGEGEESSGTTNNVDGKSRAKSDRSKTLISERRRRGRMKDKLYALRSLVPNITKMDKASIIGDAVSYVHDLQAQARKLKAEVSGLEALSVTNNYQGSINNTINVQFTHNNYPISMKILQIDMFQVEERGYYAKILCNKGEGVAASLYKALESLANFNIQNSNLATLNDNFLLTFTLNVEGSEPEINLQNLKLWVAGALLNQGFEFMPSFHT from the exons ATGGACGAAATGAATGTTCACCAAGACTCACTAGAGTACACCAATAATTTTGAGCTACACGATTTTGTCGACGATCCAAACTTCGATCAATTTATCGATTTAATTCGAGGGGAGAATGAAGATGCAATATGTAACTTCGGTTCTAACCTTATCAATGATTGCTTCATTGATAATCATCACCTTATTTCAAGTCCTATAAACCCATTATTTGATCACaatattaatatcaataataataataataataatattgtgaaTGTGTATGATCCAAGGTGTACCACAATTTCCTCTTTGTCTTGTTTTGATGGAGAGATAAAGGGAGAAGGAGAGGAATCTTCAGGAACAACAAATAATGTTGATGGAAAATCTAGGGCTAAAAGTGATAGATCCAAGACTCTCATTTCGGAGAGAAGGAGGAGAGGTAGAATGAAGGATAAGCTTTATGCATTGCGTTCTTTGGTTCCCAACATTACTAAG ATGGATAAGGCCTCTATAATTGGAGATGCAGTATCATATGTGCATGACCTTCAAGCACAAGCTAGGAAGTTGAAGGCTGAGGTTTCAGGACTTGAAGCATTATCAGTCACTAATAATTATCAAGGATCAATTAACAACACCATTAATGTTCAATTCACTCATAACAACTATCCCATTTCCATGAAAATTTTACAG ATTGACATGTTTCAAGTGGAAGAAAGAGGGTATTATGCAAAAATATTATGCAATAAAGGAGAAGGGGTAGCTGCTTCTCTTTACAAGGCTCTTGAGTCTCTTgcaaattttaatattcaaaattcaaacttgGCTACACTTAATGACAATTTTCTACTTACATTTACATTGAAT GTAGAAGGTTCTGAACCAGAAATTAATCTTCAAAATTTGAAGCTATGGGTGGCTGGTGCTCTTTTGAACCAAGGCTTTGAATTCATGCCATCCTTTCATACTTGA
- the LOC101497558 gene encoding uncharacterized protein — METRNPSSSSPVRVLIRPPPSSSSAPPSSSTTVHSSSAPPPPSSEGVVVVGFISQRHDDSTHLLNRVIDSNVFASGNIDIPLLVDDEEAKEWFMRRRISYFRDRDKGILFLHFASTRFFPSVHDFTEPSLGFDSVREEHEFGDLQGMLFMFSVCHVIIYIQEGSRFDTRVLRNFRVLQAAKHAMAPFVRLKGAPPTLPSRVHSPAPVSSRAVSSGNNSSPGRGGGGKLNRNASAVSLMSGLGSYTSLFPGQCIPVMLFVFVDDFSNLLNSCTNGDESSDVSSLNQSSNLSSVGKTNLPATKGSGSVVVLARPASRSEGGLRKKLQSSLEAQIRFLIKKCRTLSGSEVTHPGVRTGGSTASAALFSLDASRAVVLLDRLSIQKGQSLEFATGLVEDVLNGKATSDSLLLESHGQSANKEDLISVKEFIYRQSDILRGRGGLVNTNSGSAAGVGMVAVAAAAAAASAASGKTFTAPDLPSFETWITSSLHILSGVLCAKGGCLDEFEVIKSKPRPRNTVSPAVEEESSKSRNPLDVAVSWLQCGRGLNTNFSTLWCQRAIPAAKDIYLKDLPDCYPTSQHEAHLDKALHAFHSMVRGPAMQRFAKKLEEECSSIWKSGRQLCDAVSLTGKPCMHQRHDVEGSNSELGSLPKPHSSGYFFLHACACGRSRQLRPDPFDFESADTSCFSDCDKLIPAVKLPETGVAGPVQSSAWSFLRLGGSRYYESSKGLLQSGFCSSEKYLLKWTIYLEKQRRTNGSTESIVKQSSVIRAPDVGYILDARKTGDKQSHSVVQSGAEGDRTSLDIIKADNKKISFGRGFPIFNMRKPFSEVVAGSAAVDSGFPPLQQRKLLTSGSEKGVKQSRPSNQIIERVNATIDHQISQKSQDMSFTEGPLHGNGNNSFRDGDPFLIGSNAVPVYLNGGERNRPHSSVKHVIVYVGFEHECPRGHRFLLNAEHLTELGSSYSSSEEYHVSSSMEPAGRNQASHTKVSKNASRPKVHRSSNEVLSASINKERDVGKSNEIISNGDLNADGLIYTSIPLKEKNLTSVNILANPPNLMKDSGGDLQAINMGGDELAFSMLNRNLPIYMICPHCRRSRYKKDTAEVKFASGISQLKRIFVVTPAFPLVLATCPVVQFETSCLPPSVPDRERKLQFSLGCQVILPPESFLTLKLPFVYGVQLEDGNKHPLNPFEQQPEMTAWIAKGTVLQMLSKGSSDEGYQTL, encoded by the exons ATGGAGACTCGAaacccttcttcttcttctccggTTCGAGTCCTCATTCGTCCACCACCGTCTTCCTCATCGGCGCCACCTTCTTCATCCACCACCGTTCATTCCTCATCGGCGCCGCCACCTCCTTCCTCCGAAGGCGTTGTAGTCGTCGGTTTCATATCACAACGACACGACGATTCAACTCACTTACTCAACCGAGTCATCGACTCTAACGTCTTTGCTTCTGGTAACATCGATATACCGTTGCTCGTTGACGATGAAGAAGCTAAGGAATGGTTTATGCGTAGAAGAATTAGTTACTTCCGTGACCGTGATAAGGGGATTTTGTTCCTTCACTTCGCTTCCACTCGTTTTTTTCCTTCTGTTCATGATTTTACCGAACCCTCACTTGGATTCGATTCTGTTAGAGAAGAGCATGAGTTCGGTGACCTTCAGGGAATGCTTTTCATGTTCTCT GTTTGTCATGTAATCATATATATTCAGGAGGGATCACGATTTGATACTAGGGTTTTAAGGAATTTTCGTGTGCTACAAGCAGCCAAGCATGCTATGGCTCCATTTGTTAGGTTGAAAGGTGCGCCGCCAACGTTACCGTCTAGAGTGCATTCTCCGGCTCCAGTGTCATCTCGGGCTGTTTCGTCAGGAAACAATTCTTCTCCGGGTAGAGGTGGTGGTGGTAAGTTGAATCGCAATGCGTCGGCTGTGTCTCTCATGTCAGGTTTAGGGTCTTATACTAGTTTGTTTCCGGGACAGTGCATACCTGTGATGCTGTTTGTGTTTGTGGATGACTTCTCAAATTTATTGAATTCTTGTACAAATGGGGATGAATCTTCGGATGTCTCGTCGCTTAACCAGTCTTCTAATTTGAGTAGTGTAGGAAAGACAAATTTGCCTGCTACTAAAGGTTCTGGTTCAGTGGTTGTGCTGGCACGCCCTGCAAGTCGATCTGAAGGTGGACTTAGGAAGAAACTACAGTCGTCTCTTGAAGCGCAAATTCGCTTTCTGATTAAGAAATGTAGAACGTTATCAGGTTCTGAAGTTACTCACCCTGGTGTGAGAACTGGAGGTTCCACTGCTTCCGCAGCTCTGTTTTCACTTGATGCATCGAGGGCTGTTGTTTTGTTAGATCGGCTTTCAATTCAAAAAGGTCAATCTCTTGAGTTTGCCACTGGACTTGTTGAAGATGTCTTGAATGGGAAAGCAACTTCAGATTCCCTTCTGCTGGAAAGCCATGGTCAAAGTGCCAACAAAGAGGATTTAATATCTGTTAAAGAGTTCATTTACAGGCAATCTGATATTTTGAGGGGGAGAGGGGGGCTAGTAAATACCAACAGTGGCTCAGCTGCAGGTGTTGGTATGGTTGCTGTGGCAGCAGCTGCGGCTGCTGCTTCAGCTGCATCTGGAAAAACATTTACCGCTCCCGATCTTCCAAGTTTTGAAACATGGATAACTTCAAGTCTTCATATCTTGAGTGGAGTTCTCTGTGCAAAAGGGGGTTGCTTGGATGAGTTTGAAGTTATTAAAAGTAAACCCCGTCCAAGGAACACTGTTTCACCTGCAGTGGAAGAAGAATCATCTAAGAGTAGAAATCCTTTAGACGTTGCAGTATCTTGGTTACAATGTGGTAGAGGGCTGAACACTAATTTTTCCACTTTGTGGTGCCAAAGAGCCATTCCAGCTGCAAAAGACATATATCTGAAAGATTTGCCTGATTGTTATCCTACATCACAGCATGAAGCTCACTTAGATAAGGCTTTGCATGCATTTCACTCAATGGTAAGAGGACCTGCAATGCAACGCTTTGCAAAAAAGTTGGAAGAGGAATGCTCTTCCATTTGGAAATCAGGAAGGCAACTATGTGATGCAGTTAGTTTGACGGGCAAACCATGCATGCACCAAAGGCATGATGTTGAGGGCAGTAATTCAGAATTGGGATCGTTGCCCAAGCCACATTCAAGTGGCTATTTTTTCTTACATGCCTGTGCTTGTGGCCGTTCACGACAGTTACGCCCAGATCCATTTGATTTTGAATCAGCTGATACTAGTTGCTTCTCTGACTGTGATAAGCTAATTCCCGCAGTCAAACTACCGGAGACTGGAGTTGCAGGACCTGTTCAATCTTCTGCTTGGAGTTTTCTGCGTCTTGGAGGTTCAAGATACTATGAATCTTCCAAAGGCTTACTTCAGAGTGGATTTTGTTCTTCTGAGAAATATCTTCTGAAATGGACAATATACCTTGAGAAACAGAGAAGGACAAATGGTTCAACAGAGAGTATAGTGAAACAAAGTTCCGTAATTAGGGCACCTGATGTTGGATATATTTTAGATGCAAGGAAAACTGGTGATAAACAATCCCACTCTGTTGTGCAGAGTGGAGCAGAAGGTGATAGAACATCTTTAGATATTATCAAAGCTGATAACAAAAAGATAAGTTTTGGAAGAGGTTTTCCTATTTTCAACATGAGGAAGCCTTTTTCTGAGGTTGTTGCCGGATCAGCAGCTGTTGATTCAGGATTCCCTCCTCTACAGCAAAGGAAATTGCTTACATCAGGTTCAGAAAAAGGTGTGAAGCAAAGCAGGCCAAGTAATCAGATTATAGAAAGGGTTAATGCAACCATTGATCATCAAATATCTCAAAAATCTCAAGATATGTCGTTTACTGAGGGACCTCTTCACGGTAATGGCAATAATAGTTTCAGGGATGGTGACCCTTTTTTGATAGGTAGCAATGCAGTACCTGTATACCTGAATGGCGGTGAAAGGAACAGACCACATTCTTCTGTAAAGCATGTGATAGTATATGTTGGCTTTGAGCATGAATGCCCTCGTGGCCATCGTTTCCTTTTAAATGCAGAACATCTCACTGAACTTGGATCTTCATACTCATCATCTGAAGAATATCATGTATCTTCTTCTATGGAGCCTGCTGGAAGAAATCAGGCATCTCATACTAAAGTAAGCAAGAATGCTTCCCGGCCCAAAGTTCATCGAAGCTCAAATGAAGTTCTTTCTGCATCCATAAATAAGGAAAGAGACGTGGGCAaatcaaatgaaattatttctaATGGTGATCTGAATGCTGATGGACTGATATATACTTCTATTCcactgaaagaaaaaaatttgacatCTGTGAATATATTGGCAAACCCCCCCAATCTTATGAAAGATTCCGGAGGGGATCTTCAAGCTATTAACATGGGTGGTGATGAGCTTGCATTCTCCATGCTAAACCGAAATTTGCCGATCTATATGATCTGTCCTCACTGCAGGCGTTCTAGGTATAAGAAGGATACAGCAGAGGTTAAGTTTGCCAGTGGTATCTCACAGCTTAAAAGGATTTTTGTG GTCACACCAGCATTTCCTTTAGTACTAGCAACATGCCCTGTTGTGCAATTTGAG ACGTCATGTTTGCCTCCATCCGTTCCAGATCGTGAACGAAAATTGCAGTTTAGCCTTGGATGTCAAGTGATCTTGCCACCAGAGAGTTTCCTTACCCTTAAACTACCATTTGTGTATGGTGTGCAGCTTGAAGATGGAAACAAGCATCCTCTTAACCCCTTTGAACAACAGCCAGAAATGACTGCCTGGATTGCCAAGGGCACAGTACTGCAGATGTTGTCCAAAGGGAGCAGTGATGAGGGATATCAAACACTGTAA
- the LOC101498540 gene encoding transcription factor FER-LIKE IRON DEFICIENCY-INDUCED TRANSCRIPTION FACTOR-like isoform X2, translated as MDEMNVHQDSLEYTNNFELHDFVDDPNFDQFIDLIRGENEDAICNFGSNLINDCFIDNHHLISSPINPLFDHNININNNNNNNIVNVYDPRCTTISSLSCFDGEIKGEGEESSGTTNNVDGKSRAKSDRSKTLISERRRRGRMKDKLYALRSLVPNITKMDKASIIGDAVSYVHDLQAQARKLKAEVSGLEALSVTNNYQGSINNTINVQFTHNNYPISMKILQIDMFQVEERGYYAKILCNKGEGVAASLYKALESLANFNIQNSNLATLNDNFLLTFTLNSLMC; from the exons ATGGACGAAATGAATGTTCACCAAGACTCACTAGAGTACACCAATAATTTTGAGCTACACGATTTTGTCGACGATCCAAACTTCGATCAATTTATCGATTTAATTCGAGGGGAGAATGAAGATGCAATATGTAACTTCGGTTCTAACCTTATCAATGATTGCTTCATTGATAATCATCACCTTATTTCAAGTCCTATAAACCCATTATTTGATCACaatattaatatcaataataataataataataatattgtgaaTGTGTATGATCCAAGGTGTACCACAATTTCCTCTTTGTCTTGTTTTGATGGAGAGATAAAGGGAGAAGGAGAGGAATCTTCAGGAACAACAAATAATGTTGATGGAAAATCTAGGGCTAAAAGTGATAGATCCAAGACTCTCATTTCGGAGAGAAGGAGGAGAGGTAGAATGAAGGATAAGCTTTATGCATTGCGTTCTTTGGTTCCCAACATTACTAAG ATGGATAAGGCCTCTATAATTGGAGATGCAGTATCATATGTGCATGACCTTCAAGCACAAGCTAGGAAGTTGAAGGCTGAGGTTTCAGGACTTGAAGCATTATCAGTCACTAATAATTATCAAGGATCAATTAACAACACCATTAATGTTCAATTCACTCATAACAACTATCCCATTTCCATGAAAATTTTACAG ATTGACATGTTTCAAGTGGAAGAAAGAGGGTATTATGCAAAAATATTATGCAATAAAGGAGAAGGGGTAGCTGCTTCTCTTTACAAGGCTCTTGAGTCTCTTgcaaattttaatattcaaaattcaaacttgGCTACACTTAATGACAATTTTCTACTTACATTTACATTGAAT TCATTGATGTGTTGA